Below is a genomic region from Kryptolebias marmoratus isolate JLee-2015 linkage group LG12, ASM164957v2, whole genome shotgun sequence.
GCATTACGAAAATGTGTTTCGAAGGTCTgcagttgttttaggacaactTCATCTTGCTTTCTctgattagccgttagctcgtcagtccagtcagaaatcaactctatttctccaaacggagGCTGTTCATAgagtgagatattaattgtttataacgtttccacagaactcTGCTCCAAAGGATCTCAACTACTACTTTACGTTTCTGTCAGATTTCACCTGAAGCATGTGGAGGATATGTGCTGGGGGTGAAGACGGACGTCAAAAAGTCCAAGCTTAACACTCTTGATGAGCAACGCTAGAGTCTGGGAAAATGGATTTAGAAATGATCCAAGCAGGCATACATCGTGACAAATGAGCATGATtagaaaacaaccaaaaataaaaattttttgCACctgtaacagaaaaaagaaaagaaaagaccaaCACCGGCGTACCTAATTACAGGCAAACATGGTCTGATCGAAACCTAACAGCCGTACAGGAACCCGGATCAAGAACTGCTCATCCTGTCTTCCATCTTTTAGAATACTAAAGCCATCACTGGTCATTATGAGCACAAAATGTTATGTTCAGTTATGAATGACATTATTGGCTAATAAAGGGAACATTTTGGTCGTACACCACCGTCTCCGCTCAGGTAATTGAGCTCACGGTGTCCaggcaacaaacaaaagaaaaaaaaaacagtctgaatGAGGTCAGATGAGGACAACTGAGACCTCCTAGCTTTCCATTTTGACTTTCTGATGGAAAACAGATCTGAAAACAGAGCATTTAAGTTGTATTTGTTTCAGAGGAGTTATCAGCACACTTGTcagatttaaaactgtttgtggATTTGAATCAATGTGCACATTGACTATGTGCACACAAAGAACTCTTCTGgctctatttatttttttggcctTTCCTTTCCAGGTTATTTCCGATTGGCTGCTGCAAATTCAAGCAGCAGTTTGTGCTCTCTCCCCTGATTGGCCGGCAGCCCAGTGGGCAGGTGATGAGTGTAGATAAATACAGAGCGCAGCCTGACAGGCTCGCATGCAACCTCTTCACCGCATCCATTTTCatctccattaaaaaaataaatgataagtTCTTCGGCAGAATTTAGATTTAGGTTTTAGAGGGGAATCATGTCTTTCGAGGTGAAAGAGAAGACAGAGGTGCGGCTGGTGTTCCTGGGGGCAGGGGGTGTGGGGAAGACGGCCCTCATCCAACGCTTCCTCCGAGACACCTTCGAGCCGAAGCACCGGCGCACGGTGGAGGAGCTCCACAGGAAGGAGTACGAGGTGGGGGGGATCAAAGTAACCATCAGCATCATGGACACCAGTGGCAGCTACTCCTTCCCGGCCATGCGGAAGCTCTCCATACAGAACAGCGACGCCTTCGCCCTCGTCTACGCCGTGGACGACCCCGATTCCCTGGAAGCGGTCAAGAGGCTGCGGGAGGAGATCCTGGAGGTCAAGGAAGACAAGTGCACGCCCATCGTGGTGATCGGCAACAAGGTGGACCGGCACGCCGAGAGGAAGGTGCCCAGCGAGGACGTGCTGTCCACGGTGGAGATGGACTGGAACCACATATTCCTGGAGTCGTCGGCCAAAGACAACGTCAACGTGATGGAGGCGTTcagggagctgctgcagcacgcCAACCTGCCCAGCCAGCTCAGTCCAGCGCTCTGCCGGAGACGGGAAACCTTCCCCAAGGAGAGCAACAGGCGGCCCCCCATGAACAAGACCAACAGCTGCCTGATCTCGTAGGGACAGGGGGGGCCAACAACTCAAAGGGACTGGGAgagaaaactgttaaaaaaaaaagagacagagaggtTCCCATGGACGATGTTTTCTCATCTCCTCAGCAAGGACACGATCTgatggagacaaacacaaactaaagaTGAGGAATGCGGCTGAACAGAACTCGGTGAATGACAGAAAtagataaaaaatgattttttttctaggtCTACTGTTTGTGCGTAactctgtgtttatttcattgTGCTTCCATGTGATGGTTTTGCAGCTCAAGTGAACAAACTGTAGAAAAGAAACTggacatttcacatttttaacattGATGTTGTGTTTTACATGCCTGTCTTTCAGCTCCCCTGTTACGCCAGATTGCAAATCTTCAAGAAGCCTTTGACAGAAAGTAGCATTGATGTGTGATCTGGGATAGctagatataaatatatatatatatatatatatatatatatatatatatatatatattgcacaCAGTGGTGTTTTAACTCTGTCTGACAAAGAACTTTTTTAGcgaaaactgataaaaaactGGGAGGTTTCCTTTTCAAATCTTTGCATCTTGTCCTAAAAGCAAAGCCCAAGGTGAAGTTTGTGCTTCTGTGAgcttattttcagaaaaattataaataaaacggATGATTTTCaaactctgtcacttttttttctgctgattttactcattgtgaaagaaaagaaagaaaaataaaaacatttttatgcaaaaccAACAAGAGATAGTGTAAGAGAAAGTTTAAGAGCCCAAATAAATGTCACTCTTTATCTGAAGGTAAGATAAAGTAAAATCTCACAGCTCGAGTGAAAATAGTTAGTtcttgcagaaacaaaaaaaaaaattgtaatgtATGCAAATATTTGTCATATTATGTTGACACGGTGTTTTCATTTCTTGAGAACTGCAGTGGTTGAACCAGACAAGTGAGTTTAAATTAAGGCTGCTCATCTGACCTACTTCTTTCACATCTCACTGTGCTCCTCCAAACGGTACCGAGCGGATCCATTCAGAGAAATGAAGAGGGTAATGAGACCACTGGAGGAGTTACAACACACAAAATCTGTATCAGATCTCCTGCTCTGTGCTGGGTTGCCCTCTGGTGGTGCAGCTGATTGTGCTTGCATGTGGGTGCAAAGTCTTATAAACGTTTGCTCTAAGTTAGCGTGAGCATGCACCCGAATAACAACCCAACAgttgatcaaataaaacaaaatgacttgaATGGAGTTAGCGGTGTGTGTGTCTTCTAATTGCAAAGCAAAGACCTGAAGACAAAACAGATCTGTAAAAGATTTAACCCTtatatttcacatttcaaatGTAGGTAGGCAAAAAATAccatttgcttttgttcttaTTGGAACAAGACTCCATGATGTTCTCAGAAACACCTATTTTAACACaacctaagtcattttttttaccatgctAGTAAACTCTGCAgggctgtaaaataaaagcgATATTTGTGGAGGTACATGACCCCGAAGAATACTGGCTGGTTTCATCACGTTAAAGCTGCAGGTTGCTCTGTGGATCAAATATGGCTCCGTTtgccccaccacacacacacacacacacacacacacacacacacacactcacccccACAGGCACCCAGCCCCACCTCTATCCACAAACTTGCTCATAGATCAATTTTGACTGAAAATAACCATCTTTAACCCTTTCCTGCATAGTGGTCACTGCAGTGGACAgctatttaaaagccattttctccTATATGTATGGGGGTTTTATGTGCACAGACTAAACTGGACACTAGTGTATCATGCAATACACTGCTAtctagtaaaaagaaaatatcacaaTGTATGCTGTCCACCTGAGTGGACATGTGGATAAGTTCttgaataaatgacatttttacaaaaatatttttccacCCTTTGTTTTATACACCGAGATAAAACACTTTGAGGAAAACATCCTGCCTGAAGTTATCCTAATTCATGCATGAAAGAGATAAACAAGGTTTGGTTGAAATGTTATCAGTTTCCTTCTGTAGTAGAATCAGTCAACACGATCAAAAGATTCACCGTCTATGAGGGTGTTGATCGTATCTTTGGTGATCAGAGTGACACTGAGGACAGAGAGCAAAAGAGACTTGAGGAGGATGTgtctgaggaagaggatgatgTTCAATGTGACCCTGAACATGACGAAGAGGAGGACCCGGATGTCACACATCTTCAAGGAGATTTCAAATCCAGAAAAGGTGACATTTCATGGTCATCAAGCCCTTACGACATACAATGCAGAGAACATCATCAAAATGACCCCAGGGCCTTTGATATGCTGCGTTGCATGTATAAGACGTCGTTTGACCTGTTCATACCGCCGTCTTTGAGAAGACCCTGCTTGAGCTGACCAACATGGAAGAGAGAAGGGTGTTGGGCAGTGGCTGGATGGAGATCGGCAGAACACAGCTGGATGCTCACACCAGCATCCTGCACCAGGAATCAACACGAGAAAGAGATGCCGGCCCTCCAACCAGGACAGAAGAACTACAACCACCTGCTGCAACATCTGCAAGGAGGACACGGAAACAATCACACGCTGCGATTCATGCATGGAAACAACACACCACACACCATGTTGTTTTCAAATCTTCAATTTATCTTTCAATTTTCACTTTGCACTGACTATTctgagtagattaaagatggtTTTACATAGaagaaaggattttttttttgccttttttaacataaatccATACAGGTGACATTTGACCTGTAAAGCCATAGATATAGGTattaatgttagctaaaaaaagaaataaacaaataaaaattctgaTACGTGTGCTAATACTCGTAATAAAAGACTAATAAACTCAGATAATCTGCTTGCCCATTGGTtagtttgtgaaaaataaacatcatgGATTGTAAATGCCTGCATGGGATTTGAAAAAGATTGTGATTTAATTGTCAAGGTGAAGCATCAAAATTAATAAGTAACAATAAGTATAAATGGCAATCCTTTCAGTCTCCTCAGCAAGTATCTACCGGGCCACATGCACAAAACAAAGTGCACAAAACccacaacaacaataaaatctgCTGATCTGCAGCGAACCAGAAATCaactgagagaaaacaagaaacaaacgaTTTCTTGATGCTTCACAGAGACACTGACATTAAtacagatttattgtttgtttgttgttgacacatccagctgtgtttctgataaataaaatgaaaaaatactgaataaagGCTGTCATTATCCTCTAAACCGCAaacttttattgacttttactTGTAAATTTAAGACGAGACCATAAATTTACAAAGATTCTTGTTATAAAGGGGTCTGGAAACAGTCAGGGATCGTCTCAGCTCCAGTTTACCGTCTGGTTTGTGGACAAATAAATGAGCTGACATGGACTGTAAGGGCCAACCAGGGGCCACCAGGGGCCCAACAACAAATCAGTCTCTTACTGAGTTTTCTGTGTCTCTGATCGTGGTGATGGAGGAAGAAATGTTGGGACAGACACTTTAATTGAAACATAAACCTATAATATACAGCCAACATTCCTCAGGAGGTAAAGCTGCTGAACCTatagaaacagaatttaatttcacttcatATTTGATTATAAACAAAGGAACACATTTAACCAATCAAAATTGTGTGTCCATAACATTACCGTGGAAACGGCTGATGCGTTCCTAAAATGCTGTGAGGTCACAAAAGTTTCATTCTATAGAATCTGACTCAGGAAGGTGAAGAATCCTGGATCATCGGTCGGTCTTCATTTCCCTCACTGCAACAGGAGCGAACGGTGTGTTTTCACAGCCAGAAAGGAGCGAAACAGCCAAAGGTTTAATACCTGAGAGCGTTTTATATTTCTACTAGAGCCATCAGCCAAGTCCATCCGAAGCTGTCAGGTCAGTGTTTACAGGGAGAGGCTTAGTTTGTGCTTTAATCACTTCAAGTTGGTTCAGATCAACAATCTTTAGGGATATGTCAAACTAAAGTAATACTTCATATCTAAAACCTTGTTTAGTGGTTTCAAGCTAACAAAGTCTTGTATGTATGTCTTGTAAGTGTGTATATTAACCTATAATGAAGTGTATCACTGAAATAACTGATTCAGACAGTCAAAATGCTCCAGTCTTACAGGAACACAACCCAGACTGACtctgtttaaaaggttttattattgtgctGCTTTTATATGTTACTGCACCaagattattatttaaattctgCCAATTTTGGTCAATTTACACATAAAAGTAACATTctagttaaagtttaaaacctgATCTTTAGTTGTTGTGTAGATTAATAACCATGTATCTCATTGTATAAAATGATTTTCAGTGTGTTGTTAGTAAGAGTGTGTGTGATATCTGTGAGAATgatgattcagcattcacactgttgttttcctgtttttattttctctgttttatggCATCAAACTGTTTCCACAAACTTTATGCTATTTGAACTGTTCACATCTAAAAAACNNNNNNNNNNNNNNNNNNNNNNNNNNNNNNNNNNNNNNNNNNNNNNNNNNNNNNNNNNNNNNNNNNNNNNNNNNNNNNNNNNNNNNNNNNNNNNNNNNNNNNNNNNNNNNNNNNNNNNNNNNNNNNNNNNNNNNNNNNNNNNNNNNNNNNNNNNNNNNNNNNNNNNNNNNNNNNNNNNNNNNNNNNNNNNNNNNNNNNNNNNNNNNNNNNNNNNNNNNNNNNNNNNNNNNNNNNNNNNNNNNNNNNNNNNNNNNNNNNNNNNNNNNNNNNNNNNNNNNNNNNNNNNNNNNNNNNNNNNNNNNNNNNNNNNNNNNNNNNNNNNNNNNNNNNNNNNNNNNNNNNNNNNNNNNNNNNNNNNNNNNNNNNNNNNNNNNNNNNNNNNNNNNNNNNNNNNNNNNNNNNNNNNNNNNNNNNNNNNNNNNNNNNNNNNNNNNNNNNNNNNNNNNNNNNNNNNNNNNNNNNNNNNNNNNNNNNNNNNNNNNNNNNNNNNNNNNNNNNNNNNNNNNNNNNNNNNNNNNNNNNNNNNNNNNNNNNNNNNNNNNNNNNNNNNNNNNNNNNNNNNNNNNNNNNNNNNNNNNNNNNNNNNNNNNNNNNNNNNNNNNNNNNNNNNNNNNNNNNNNNNNNNNNNNNNNNNNNNNNNNNNNNNNNNNNNNNNNNNNNNNN
It encodes:
- the rasd4 gene encoding rasd family member 4, with the translated sequence MSFEVKEKTEVRLVFLGAGGVGKTALIQRFLRDTFEPKHRRTVEELHRKEYEVGGIKVTISIMDTSGSYSFPAMRKLSIQNSDAFALVYAVDDPDSLEAVKRLREEILEVKEDKCTPIVVIGNKVDRHAERKVPSEDVLSTVEMDWNHIFLESSAKDNVNVMEAFRELLQHANLPSQLSPALCRRRETFPKESNRRPPMNKTNSCLIS